The nucleotide sequence CTCCCCGGCCCCGTGCCGGCGTCCGTACCGAAGTCGCCCCCACTGCCGTGAAGCGGATACGGACCGCTCTCCCCGGACACGCGCCCGAGCGAGCTCCCTGCCGTACCGTCCGCGCTGCTCATCACGCCGACCCTCCGTCCTTGACCTGCCCACACGAAGGTAGGCAGTCACTCGGGGTGCGTCAACGATCGCCACACTCGGCACGCCGAGTGATAATCACCCTGAGAGTGGTTTCCCGTGTCTCTCGCCGGGGAACGGCTAGTCGAATGCCCTCACGGCACCCCACGAACGGCCTGTGCCCACACCGCTCGGCGTCACTGACTGTTGGTCCCGAAATCCTCCGGTGAGATCTGATCGAGGAACTCGCGGAACTTCTCCACCTCGTCCTCCTGCTCATCCGGAATCGCGATACCGGCGTCGTCCAGCACGCCGTCGCTGCCGTAGATCGGGGTACCGGTCCGCAGGGCCAGGGCTATCGCGTCCGACGGCCGCGCACTCACCTCGACGCCGCTGGCGAAGACCAGCTCGGCGTAGAAGACCCCGTCACGCAGATCCGTGATGCGGACTTCGGTGAGCTCCTGTCCCACGGCCTCCAGCACGTCCTTGAACAGGTCGTGCGTCAGCGGCCGCGGCGGCGCCATCCCCTGCTGGGCGAAGGCGATCGCGGTCGCCTCACCCGGTCCGATCCAGATGGGGAGGTACCGATCGCCTCCCACTTCACGCAGGAGCACGATCGGCTGGTTGGAGGGCATTTCCACCCGGACACCCACAACGTCGAGCTCGTTCACACAGCAACCCTAGGACGTGCCCGACCGGTTTGGATAGTCGGGCCCTGACAAGGCCCTGCCGAGACGGCCCCCGAGCAGGCCCACGGGCTCACTGGAGCCGGATGCCCAGCGCCATCTGCACGAGCGCGGCATGCAGCCGCACCGACTGCGCGGCGAGCTCCTGCGCGGTGGCCTCCGCATGCGCTCTGGTCTGCGGATTACGGTGCCGGCGCAGCGGCGCGACGACCTGCTCGATCAGTCCCGCGTCCCGGTCCGCGGCCGCCTTGACGGCCCGCAGATGCCGCGGTTCCAGACCGAACCGACCCAGATCGGAGACGAGCCTGGCGACCGTGACCGCCTCCGGGTCGTAGCCGCCGCCCTCCGTCTCCGAGATCAGGCCGTACGACTCCCACTCGGTGAGCTCGGTCTCGGTGACCTCGGCCGCCGCCAGCAGCTCCGCCCGCCCGATCCGCGCCGCGGTCGGCGGCTCGGCGTCCTGCTCCCAGGCCCCCTCGAACAGGTCACGCCGCCGCCCGGGAGCGGGCAGCTTGACCTGCTCCCCCCTGGCGAGGGCGTCGAGGTGCTCGCGGATGACCTTCAGCGGAAGGTAGTGGTCCCGCTGCATCCGCAGGATCTGAGCGAGCCGCTCCACGTCCTGCGGGCTGAACTTCCGGTACCCGGAGGCCGTACGACGGGGCTCCACGAGCCCCTCGGCCTCCAGGAACCGGATCTTGGAGATCGTCACTTCGGGAAATTCGTCGCGCAGCTGGTTCAGCACCGTGCCGATGCTGACCAGCCGGTCGCCCGCAGTGGCGGTGCCGGATCCGGCACCGCCCGTCGGTGTTCGCAGCATGGACCTTCCCTGAAGGGCTTCTCCGAGGCGTCACACGCCCCGCTGGCTCGAGTAGAACACCAGCCGGTACTTGCCGATCTGCACCTCGTCGCCGTTGGACAGCACGACCGAGTCGATCGGCTCACGGTTGACATAGGTGCCGTTGAGGCTGCCGACGTCGGAGACCGTGAAGCTGCCGTCCTGACCCCGCCGGAACTCGACATGCCGCCGGGAGACCGTGAAGTCGTCCAGGAAGATGTCGCTCTGCGGGTGACGGCCGGCCGTCGTCAGCTCACCGTCGA is from Streptomyces venezuelae ATCC 10712 and encodes:
- a CDS encoding bifunctional nuclease family protein, translated to MNELDVVGVRVEMPSNQPIVLLREVGGDRYLPIWIGPGEATAIAFAQQGMAPPRPLTHDLFKDVLEAVGQELTEVRITDLRDGVFYAELVFASGVEVSARPSDAIALALRTGTPIYGSDGVLDDAGIAIPDEQEDEVEKFREFLDQISPEDFGTNSQ
- a CDS encoding MerR family transcriptional regulator, encoding MLRTPTGGAGSGTATAGDRLVSIGTVLNQLRDEFPEVTISKIRFLEAEGLVEPRRTASGYRKFSPQDVERLAQILRMQRDHYLPLKVIREHLDALARGEQVKLPAPGRRRDLFEGAWEQDAEPPTAARIGRAELLAAAEVTETELTEWESYGLISETEGGGYDPEAVTVARLVSDLGRFGLEPRHLRAVKAAADRDAGLIEQVVAPLRRHRNPQTRAHAEATAQELAAQSVRLHAALVQMALGIRLQ